In Candidatus Synechococcus calcipolaris G9, a genomic segment contains:
- a CDS encoding 3'(2'),5'-bisphosphate nucleotidase CysQ family protein, which produces MTSPDLDSILSSAQVLQINQLMRQAGQRARELAQQPFDVIEKGRQDFATSIDRLLDRQLSQKFRDWFPSDGIISEENADSTAAFSLSHQRFWLIDPLDGTDDLIHHKEGYSVMVGLLQDHVPIAGWIYNPAKDHLFYGGKDWGLFQVMAATPTVPLVPQRPAPPSADFCPIMIGQKDFDTYGSVFSQLLPEAQFYFLGSFGLKVIEVILGRAGLYIYLNQRVKLWDTTAPLALAKAAGLVCCDLEGHPLEFDQAALLAPSLTHRQPIIVGWPDYIQSLQPRLVEAIAQVKLDI; this is translated from the coding sequence ATGACTTCTCCCGATCTTGATTCAATCCTTTCTTCGGCTCAGGTTCTGCAAATCAATCAACTGATGCGGCAAGCGGGGCAGCGGGCCAGGGAACTGGCTCAACAGCCCTTTGATGTGATTGAAAAGGGTCGCCAAGATTTTGCCACCAGTATCGATCGCCTCCTAGATCGGCAACTGAGTCAAAAATTTCGGGACTGGTTTCCCAGTGATGGCATTATCAGTGAGGAAAATGCCGATTCAACCGCTGCCTTTAGTCTCTCTCACCAACGCTTTTGGCTCATTGATCCCCTCGATGGCACCGATGATCTCATCCATCACAAGGAAGGCTACTCCGTCATGGTGGGACTGCTCCAGGATCACGTTCCCATTGCCGGTTGGATCTATAACCCCGCCAAGGATCATCTCTTCTACGGCGGCAAGGATTGGGGTCTATTTCAGGTGATGGCGGCAACACCGACGGTTCCTCTTGTTCCCCAGCGTCCAGCCCCTCCCTCGGCAGACTTTTGCCCGATCATGATTGGCCAGAAAGATTTTGACACCTATGGATCGGTCTTTAGCCAGTTGTTGCCGGAAGCTCAATTTTATTTTTTAGGTAGTTTTGGTCTCAAGGTGATTGAAGTCATTTTAGGTCGGGCGGGCCTTTACATTTACTTGAATCAGCGGGTCAAACTCTGGGATACCACGGCTCCCCTGGCCTTGGCTAAGGCGGCAGGATTAGTCTGCTGTGATCTGGAGGGTCATCCCCTAGAATTCGATCAAGCCGCACTGTTGGCTCCCAGTCTCACCCATCGTCAACCGATTATTGTTGGCTGGCCCGATTATATCCAGTCCCTACAGCCCCGCTTGGTTGAGGCGATCGCCCAGGTTAAACTAGATATTTAG
- a CDS encoding GIY-YIG nuclease family protein, with translation MTPALKLLPLSDLDFLPFLDAEGYVQPALMGKVGAYAIFNQDQKLEYIGYSRDVHLSLKQHLVRRPDHCYWIKSQCIERPDRTLLEQIRQHWITEAGMPAGNEGDRSLWEQAIDIRPFLSQDEQEAYNNLDELAQQKFLKQAARRREAEIFDHLARRSVQEPLRFNPKLKDSGLLDLKT, from the coding sequence ATGACCCCAGCCCTTAAGTTACTTCCCCTGTCGGATTTAGACTTTCTTCCCTTTTTGGATGCAGAGGGATACGTCCAACCAGCATTGATGGGTAAGGTGGGAGCCTATGCCATCTTTAATCAAGACCAGAAACTAGAATATATTGGCTATTCCCGTGATGTGCATTTGAGTTTGAAGCAGCACTTAGTCCGCCGTCCCGATCATTGTTACTGGATCAAGTCCCAATGTATTGAACGCCCCGATCGCACCCTTTTGGAGCAAATTCGCCAACATTGGATTACCGAAGCGGGGATGCCTGCGGGGAATGAGGGCGATCGCTCCCTGTGGGAACAGGCCATTGATATTCGTCCCTTCCTCAGTCAGGATGAGCAGGAGGCCTACAATAATTTAGATGAATTGGCCCAACAGAAATTCCTGAAGCAAGCCGCCCGCCGCCGTGAAGCCGAAATCTTTGATCACCTAGCCCGGCGATCGGTACAGGAACCTCTCCGCTTTAATCCAAAGCTCAAGGACTCGGGCCTGCTGGACTTGAAAACCTAG